The following are encoded together in the Dyella terrae genome:
- the accD gene encoding acetyl-CoA carboxylase, carboxyltransferase subunit beta gives MNWLQKIMTPRARTEAAGTAGKGKVPEGVWEKCNGCGTVLYRPELERNLMVCPKCGHHHAIDARARLDALLDSGSTQELWAGMEPIDPLKFRDSKKYRDRVIAAQKSTGEKDALLAMSGRLKGHPLMAVAFEFSFMAGSMGSVVGEKFTRAAERALADRSALVCFSASGGARMQESLFSLMQMAKTSAALARLRDAGVPYISVLTDPTTGGVTASLGMLGDINVAEPKALIGFAGPRVIAQTVRETLPEGFQRSEFLLEHGAVDMIVDRREMRDKLADLLGILMKAPRVA, from the coding sequence ATGAACTGGCTCCAGAAAATCATGACTCCCCGTGCCCGCACGGAAGCCGCCGGCACCGCCGGCAAGGGCAAGGTGCCGGAAGGCGTGTGGGAGAAGTGCAACGGCTGCGGCACGGTGCTCTACCGTCCGGAGCTGGAGCGCAACCTGATGGTCTGCCCCAAGTGCGGACATCACCACGCCATCGATGCGCGTGCGCGTCTGGACGCACTGCTGGACTCGGGTTCGACGCAGGAGCTGTGGGCCGGCATGGAGCCGATCGACCCGCTCAAGTTCCGCGATTCCAAGAAGTACCGCGACCGCGTCATAGCGGCGCAGAAATCCACCGGCGAAAAGGACGCGCTGTTGGCAATGAGCGGTCGCCTCAAGGGTCATCCGCTGATGGCGGTGGCCTTCGAGTTCTCGTTTATGGCCGGCTCGATGGGCTCGGTGGTGGGCGAAAAGTTCACCCGCGCCGCCGAGCGTGCATTGGCCGACCGCAGCGCGCTGGTGTGCTTCTCAGCCTCTGGCGGTGCGCGCATGCAGGAATCGCTGTTCTCGTTGATGCAGATGGCCAAGACCTCGGCGGCACTGGCGCGTCTGCGTGATGCCGGCGTGCCGTACATCAGCGTGCTCACGGACCCGACGACGGGTGGCGTGACGGCGAGCCTGGGCATGCTGGGCGACATCAATGTTGCCGAGCCGAAGGCGCTGATCGGTTTCGCCGGCCCGCGCGTGATTGCGCAGACCGTGCGCGAAACACTTCCCGAAGGCTTCCAGCGCTCGGAATTCCTGCTTGAGCACGGCGCCGTGGACATGATCGTCGACCGTCGCGAGATGCGTGACAAGCTGGCGGATCTGCTCGGCATCTTGATGAAGGCGCCGCGCGTGGCGTAA
- a CDS encoding LysR family transcriptional regulator: MARALPSLNALLAFEAAARLGSVSRAATELHVTHGAVSRHIRGLEEDLRTALFQRQGRGLVLTPAGQRLRDTSTIAFTQLRDTCEELRTGTAHMPFVLGCPVSLLARWMIPRLEHLMAEMPELELDLHLRPQETAFDESLAGLDAAVMAGEPPWPPGWRVHPLANERIGPVASPAFAKAHRLVRSRPQALNDQALLHTLSRPDAWPSWAESMHLPAKRLKPGQGYPHLYHMIEAAVAGRGVAIAPEPLVADDLASGRLVAPWGFQDIRAQWILATPARISDVRAEPLAAWLKAAFEDRQRRDPHAT, from the coding sequence ATGGCCCGAGCGCTGCCCTCGCTGAATGCCCTGCTCGCTTTCGAGGCCGCCGCCCGCCTCGGCAGCGTGAGCCGCGCCGCCACCGAGTTGCACGTCACCCATGGCGCTGTCAGTCGGCATATTCGCGGCCTGGAGGAAGATCTGCGCACCGCGCTCTTCCAGCGCCAGGGGCGCGGCCTGGTGCTAACCCCCGCGGGGCAGCGCCTGCGCGACACCAGCACCATAGCGTTCACCCAGTTGCGGGATACCTGCGAAGAACTGCGCACGGGCACCGCCCACATGCCCTTTGTGCTGGGCTGCCCGGTCAGCCTGCTTGCCCGCTGGATGATTCCCCGGTTGGAGCACCTGATGGCCGAGATGCCGGAGCTGGAGCTGGATCTGCATCTGCGACCGCAGGAGACCGCGTTTGACGAGTCGCTCGCCGGGCTCGACGCCGCTGTGATGGCCGGCGAGCCGCCGTGGCCGCCGGGCTGGCGCGTGCACCCGCTGGCCAACGAACGCATTGGCCCTGTCGCCAGTCCCGCGTTCGCCAAGGCACATCGCCTGGTGCGTAGCCGCCCACAGGCGCTCAACGATCAGGCGCTGCTGCACACGCTCTCGCGGCCCGACGCATGGCCAAGCTGGGCTGAGAGCATGCACTTGCCGGCCAAGCGATTGAAGCCCGGACAGGGCTATCCGCACCTCTACCACATGATCGAAGCAGCGGTGGCCGGCCGTGGCGTCGCCATCGCTCCCGAGCCGCTGGTCGCCGACGATCTGGCCTCAGGTCGCCTTGTGGCGCCCTGGGGGTTTCAGGACATTCGCGCGCAATGGATATTGGCGACGCCCGCTCGCATCTCCGATGTCAGGGCCGAGCCTCTCGCGGCCTGGTTGAAGGCGGCATTCGAGGATCGGCAACGCCGCGACCCGCACGCAACCTGA
- a CDS encoding phosphatase PAP2 family protein, protein MSTMPPLHTPELPAGPRFAIDRRMCVAANRWGTRRAVGVFFGVISRLGDGVFWYSLMAVLALVDGRRGLLAAAQMAITGLTALLLYRLLKRWTRRPRPFRACPGVIAHVPPLDEFSFPSGHTLQAVSFTVVALAWYPLLAPLLLTFTALVGASRVILGLHYPSDVIAATAIGSALGALSLWLLPLHSLLA, encoded by the coding sequence ATGAGCACCATGCCTCCGCTGCACACGCCTGAGTTACCCGCCGGCCCTCGTTTCGCCATTGACCGTCGCATGTGTGTCGCCGCCAATCGCTGGGGCACACGCCGCGCCGTTGGCGTCTTCTTCGGTGTCATCAGCCGATTGGGCGACGGCGTCTTCTGGTATTCGCTGATGGCGGTCCTCGCCCTGGTCGATGGACGTCGTGGTTTGCTGGCCGCCGCGCAGATGGCGATCACTGGACTGACCGCCCTACTGCTGTATCGCCTGCTCAAGCGCTGGACGCGACGCCCGCGTCCGTTCCGTGCCTGCCCTGGCGTGATCGCCCACGTGCCGCCGCTGGATGAATTTAGCTTTCCCTCCGGCCACACGCTGCAGGCAGTGAGCTTCACCGTCGTGGCGCTTGCGTGGTATCCATTGCTGGCGCCGCTGCTGCTGACCTTCACCGCGCTGGTGGGTGCGTCGCGCGTGATTCTTGGGCTGCATTATCCGAGCGACGTGATCGCCGCTACCGCCATCGGCAGCGCGCTGGGTGCGCTGTCGCTGTGGCTGCTACCGCTCCACTCGCTGCTGGCCTGA
- a CDS encoding glycosyltransferase family 4 protein produces the protein MRIGIVSETYPPEINGVALTVHSLAAGLASQGHTVDLIRPRQQQPFKDEPGIATLEVRGASLPRYPGLRFGLPAGGTLRERWTRLRPDAIYVATEGPLGWSAVRAAKRLGIPTATGFHTRFDAYADHYGVGFLTPVVRNYLRNFHRRAKATLVPTDALASELTALGVDTARLLRRAVDTRLFHPSHRNTELRAAWEVDGNTPVVLYVGRIAAEKNLALAVRAFRAIQQEVPKARYVWVGDGPARAALQEANPDFIFAGMQRGENLAQHYASADLFPFPSLSETFGNVILEALASGLPVVAYEEGAAREHLHTGRNGYRIDVGNEKGFIESAVMLASNASLIRHMGRAAHAGIAHLSPDAVINEFENLLCELAKENAHEHHASAAHA, from the coding sequence GTGCGCATCGGCATCGTCAGCGAAACCTATCCACCCGAAATCAACGGCGTGGCACTGACCGTGCACAGCCTCGCCGCCGGCCTCGCATCGCAGGGGCACACGGTCGACCTGATCCGTCCCCGCCAGCAACAGCCCTTCAAAGACGAGCCCGGCATCGCCACCCTCGAAGTACGCGGTGCGTCGCTGCCCCGCTACCCAGGCCTTCGTTTCGGATTGCCCGCCGGCGGCACGCTACGCGAACGCTGGACTCGGCTGCGCCCCGACGCGATCTACGTCGCGACGGAAGGCCCACTCGGCTGGTCTGCCGTACGCGCAGCCAAGCGCTTGGGCATCCCGACCGCTACCGGCTTCCACACCCGCTTCGACGCTTACGCCGATCATTATGGCGTGGGCTTTCTCACGCCGGTCGTGCGCAACTATCTGCGCAACTTCCATCGCCGTGCGAAAGCCACGCTGGTGCCGACCGACGCTTTGGCAAGCGAGCTGACCGCACTGGGCGTAGATACCGCCCGGCTGCTCCGCCGCGCTGTCGACACGCGACTGTTCCATCCCAGCCATCGCAATACCGAGTTGCGCGCGGCGTGGGAGGTCGACGGCAACACACCGGTGGTCCTTTACGTGGGCCGTATTGCGGCGGAAAAAAATCTCGCCCTTGCCGTGCGTGCATTCCGCGCGATCCAGCAAGAAGTGCCCAAGGCACGTTATGTGTGGGTCGGCGATGGCCCGGCACGCGCAGCGCTACAGGAAGCCAATCCCGATTTCATCTTTGCCGGCATGCAGCGCGGCGAGAATCTGGCCCAGCACTATGCCAGCGCCGATCTGTTCCCTTTCCCCAGCCTCAGCGAAACGTTCGGCAACGTGATCCTCGAAGCGCTGGCTTCTGGCCTGCCGGTGGTCGCCTATGAAGAAGGCGCAGCGCGCGAGCACCTGCACACGGGCCGCAACGGCTACCGCATCGACGTCGGCAACGAGAAGGGTTTCATCGAGTCCGCCGTAATGCTCGCTTCCAACGCCAGCCTGATCCGTCACATGGGGCGCGCCGCACACGCGGGCATTGCCCACCTTTCACCCGACGCTGTCATCAACGAGTTCGAAAACCTGCTGTGTGAATTGGCCAAGGAGAACGCGCATGAGCACCATGCCTCCGCTGCACACGCCTGA
- the truA gene encoding tRNA pseudouridine(38-40) synthase TruA has protein sequence MRIALGIEYDGTEFSGWQRLTHGETVQGAVERALSFVAAHPVEVTCAGRTDAGVHGRCQVVHFDTEVQRDMRSWILGACSNLPSTVAVLWAQPVEPAFHARFSARSRRYRYRILNRKVRAALDARYVTWERLPLDAARMHEAAQALVGEHDFSAFRAMSCQAKHARREVLAVSVRREDEQVIVEIEANAFLHHMVRNIVGSLLPIGRGEQPVTWMHTLLEGRNREVAGPTALASGLTFLGPRYEAQWGLPAEASQ, from the coding sequence ATGCGCATCGCCCTGGGTATCGAATACGACGGCACCGAGTTCTCCGGCTGGCAACGGCTGACCCACGGGGAGACCGTGCAGGGTGCGGTGGAACGCGCGCTGTCGTTCGTCGCGGCGCATCCCGTGGAAGTTACCTGCGCGGGGCGGACGGATGCCGGCGTGCACGGGCGTTGCCAGGTGGTGCATTTCGACACCGAGGTGCAGCGCGATATGCGCAGTTGGATATTGGGCGCCTGTTCCAATCTGCCGTCGACGGTCGCGGTGCTGTGGGCGCAACCGGTGGAGCCTGCCTTCCATGCGCGGTTCTCCGCGCGCAGCCGCCGTTATCGCTATCGCATCCTCAACCGCAAGGTGCGTGCAGCGCTAGACGCACGCTATGTCACCTGGGAACGTCTGCCGCTGGACGCCGCGCGCATGCATGAAGCGGCGCAGGCGCTGGTGGGTGAACACGACTTCAGTGCGTTTCGTGCCATGTCCTGCCAGGCCAAACACGCGCGACGCGAGGTGTTGGCCGTGAGCGTGCGTCGCGAGGACGAGCAGGTTATCGTCGAGATCGAGGCCAATGCCTTCCTTCACCACATGGTGCGCAACATCGTCGGTTCGCTCCTGCCCATCGGTCGCGGCGAACAGCCGGTAACGTGGATGCATACGTTGCTGGAAGGACGAAACCGGGAAGTGGCCGGGCCAACGGCGCTCGCTTCAGGGCTGACCTTTCTCGGTCCGCGCTATGAAGCGCAATGGGGTCTGCCTGCCGAGGCAAGCCAATGA
- a CDS encoding FimV/HubP family polar landmark protein, which yields MNRSLKLSILLALALGSSQAAALELGQIQVKSALGQPLLAEIPINPDSPAELQNLTARLASSEDAAQAGVAAAPTVSLQFSVVDGANGKKVIRITSAVPVNDPYLDLLVEVNNASGKSLREFTILLDPPGSAASSVPATRAPTQSGGSKSSHRAAPPATASSEATAATPAPEAKPARPTPAPRAAASGTYTVESGQTLSTIAHETAPAGVDMNQMLIALKTSNPDAFYRDNINALKSGAVLRVPSKDDAQAMAAAAALAEVRRQNSDWRSGAARVPTTVADAGTRANASSAPAAAAAAGDHLALVPAKEGSDNAAGHGSKGDKAAAQQGMAALHQDLLRSQEALTSLTKQGDELKSRLKDLEDINGKNERLLSLKDSEIADLQHKLADARKVAGQPAVAATAAMAPAKAASVKAPEAETVVKANQPAAAASAPAMAAAVTPASAASAPAHASSAPVAAAKPEAAKPAAKPAAAKPTPVAEEEPWYMQTWAWGAGAGVILLGLLAALRGRSRKAAAPASAVGASSLADRFGTVPHDGVDGVDHDQDELLDQLAEHPDDIGLHLELVSLYYSRRDVDHFEAAAEAMHAHVTDPQQPEWVDVMHMGEDLVPEHPLFAHAAPRAHAEGGHEALDQFDLGAYATDHDDEMPPIPTPSVQHAPKVSGYHFDFDLTPKPAQSSAHTTAPTEHEAEQLEHDAHASTWRFAETEVDEAHEEKPVAVHSADHGFTHESADSDLGHELNHDLGGHFTDDPVDTKLDLARAYLDMGDPDGAQAMLEEVIHEGTQMQKDVAKRLLESIR from the coding sequence ATGAATCGTTCGCTGAAGCTGTCGATACTGCTGGCGCTCGCCCTCGGCAGTAGCCAGGCAGCCGCTCTGGAGCTGGGCCAGATCCAGGTGAAATCCGCCCTCGGACAGCCGCTGCTGGCCGAAATCCCGATCAATCCCGACAGCCCCGCCGAGCTGCAGAACCTCACCGCCCGGCTGGCTTCCTCCGAAGATGCCGCCCAGGCTGGCGTGGCGGCGGCCCCGACGGTTTCCCTCCAGTTCTCGGTGGTCGACGGTGCCAACGGCAAGAAGGTGATCCGTATCACCAGCGCCGTGCCGGTCAACGACCCCTATCTCGACCTGCTGGTCGAAGTGAACAACGCCTCGGGCAAGAGCCTGCGCGAGTTCACCATCCTGCTCGACCCGCCCGGCAGCGCCGCCAGCAGCGTCCCGGCGACCCGCGCGCCGACGCAGTCCGGCGGCAGCAAGTCGTCCCACCGCGCCGCGCCGCCGGCCACCGCCAGCAGCGAAGCGACGGCCGCGACGCCTGCGCCGGAAGCCAAGCCAGCCCGACCCACCCCGGCACCGCGCGCCGCTGCCAGTGGCACCTACACTGTCGAAAGCGGCCAGACGCTGTCTACCATCGCGCATGAAACCGCGCCGGCCGGTGTGGACATGAACCAGATGCTGATCGCCCTGAAGACGTCCAATCCGGACGCCTTCTACCGCGACAACATCAATGCGCTGAAGAGCGGTGCAGTGCTCCGCGTCCCGTCCAAGGACGACGCGCAGGCCATGGCCGCCGCGGCCGCCCTGGCCGAAGTGCGTCGCCAGAACAGCGATTGGCGCTCTGGCGCCGCCCGTGTGCCAACCACCGTTGCCGATGCCGGTACGCGCGCGAACGCCTCATCGGCGCCCGCTGCTGCTGCCGCGGCTGGTGATCATCTGGCCCTGGTTCCCGCCAAGGAAGGTTCGGACAACGCCGCCGGTCACGGTAGCAAGGGTGACAAGGCTGCCGCCCAGCAGGGCATGGCGGCGTTGCATCAGGATCTGCTGCGCAGCCAAGAAGCTCTGACCTCGCTGACCAAGCAGGGCGATGAGCTCAAGTCGCGTCTGAAAGACCTCGAAGACATCAACGGCAAGAACGAGCGCCTGTTGTCGCTCAAGGACTCCGAGATCGCCGACCTGCAGCACAAGCTTGCCGACGCCCGTAAGGTGGCTGGCCAGCCTGCCGTCGCGGCAACGGCCGCGATGGCGCCCGCCAAGGCCGCATCGGTCAAGGCGCCGGAAGCGGAAACGGTAGTCAAGGCCAACCAGCCGGCCGCCGCCGCAAGCGCGCCAGCGATGGCTGCGGCGGTGACGCCAGCCTCTGCTGCGAGCGCCCCGGCCCATGCCAGTTCGGCACCGGTGGCTGCTGCCAAGCCGGAAGCCGCGAAGCCGGCCGCCAAGCCTGCTGCGGCGAAGCCGACACCGGTTGCCGAGGAAGAACCCTGGTACATGCAGACCTGGGCATGGGGCGCCGGTGCCGGCGTCATCCTGCTGGGCCTGCTGGCCGCCCTGCGTGGTCGCAGCCGCAAGGCCGCCGCTCCGGCATCAGCGGTTGGTGCGTCCTCACTGGCCGACCGCTTCGGTACCGTGCCGCATGACGGTGTCGATGGCGTGGACCACGATCAGGACGAGCTGCTCGACCAGCTCGCCGAGCATCCGGACGACATTGGCCTGCATCTTGAGCTGGTCAGCCTCTACTACAGCCGTCGCGACGTTGACCATTTCGAGGCCGCAGCGGAAGCCATGCATGCCCACGTCACCGATCCGCAGCAGCCGGAATGGGTAGACGTGATGCACATGGGCGAAGACCTGGTGCCGGAGCATCCGTTGTTCGCCCACGCCGCGCCGCGTGCGCACGCCGAGGGCGGGCATGAGGCGTTGGACCAGTTTGACCTGGGCGCCTATGCCACGGATCACGACGACGAGATGCCGCCCATCCCGACGCCGTCGGTGCAGCATGCGCCGAAGGTCAGTGGCTATCACTTCGATTTCGACCTGACCCCGAAGCCGGCCCAGTCGTCTGCCCACACCACGGCGCCGACGGAGCACGAAGCAGAGCAACTGGAACACGACGCCCATGCGTCGACCTGGCGCTTTGCAGAGACGGAAGTCGATGAGGCGCACGAAGAAAAGCCGGTGGCTGTGCACAGTGCGGATCATGGCTTTACCCACGAGAGCGCCGACAGCGATCTGGGTCATGAGCTGAACCACGATCTCGGCGGGCATTTCACCGACGACCCGGTGGACACCAAGCTCGACCTGGCCCGCGCTTACCTCGATATGGGCGATCCGGATGGCGCGCAGGCCATGCTGGAGGAAGTCATCCACGAGGGCACGCAGATGCAGAAGGACGTGGCCAAGCGCCTGCTCGAAAGCATCCGCTGA
- the trpB gene encoding tryptophan synthase subunit beta yields MSKIDFSAYPDEHGRFGNYGGSYVAETLMAPLAELTEAYLRLRQDPEFIAELDRDLKYYVGRPSPVYYAERLSQHVGGARILLKREDLNHTGAHKINNTIGQALVARRMGKPRIIAETGAGQHGVASATVAARFGLKCVVYMGAVDIERQKINVYRMKLLGAEVVPVTSGSKTLKDALNEAMRDWVTNVADTFYIIGTVAGPHPYPLMVRDFNAIVGREAREQVQEQFGRLPDVITACVGGGSNAIGLFHAFLNDDGVRIVGAEAAGEGIATGHHAASLAAGRPGVLHGNRTYVLCDDNGQITETHSVSAGLDYPGVGPEHAFLKDAGRAEYVGVTDDEALEAFHLLARTEGILAALESSHAVAQAIKLAREYPKDGLVLCNLSGRGDKDVHTIAAREGVQV; encoded by the coding sequence ATGAGCAAGATCGACTTCAGCGCCTACCCCGACGAACACGGCCGCTTTGGCAACTACGGCGGCAGCTACGTGGCCGAAACCCTGATGGCGCCGCTGGCCGAGCTGACCGAGGCATACCTGCGCCTGCGGCAGGATCCCGAGTTCATCGCCGAACTGGATCGCGACCTGAAGTACTACGTGGGCCGTCCCAGCCCGGTGTACTACGCCGAGCGACTCAGCCAGCACGTGGGCGGCGCGCGCATCCTGCTCAAGCGTGAGGATCTGAATCACACCGGTGCTCACAAGATCAACAACACCATTGGCCAGGCGCTGGTCGCCCGCCGCATGGGCAAGCCGCGCATCATTGCGGAAACGGGCGCGGGCCAGCACGGTGTGGCCAGCGCCACCGTAGCGGCGCGCTTTGGCCTCAAGTGCGTGGTGTACATGGGCGCGGTGGACATCGAGCGCCAGAAGATCAACGTTTACCGCATGAAGCTGCTCGGCGCGGAGGTGGTGCCCGTCACTTCCGGTTCGAAGACGCTCAAGGACGCGCTGAACGAAGCCATGCGCGACTGGGTCACCAACGTGGCCGACACGTTCTACATCATTGGCACCGTGGCCGGCCCGCATCCGTATCCGCTGATGGTGCGTGACTTCAACGCCATCGTGGGCCGTGAAGCACGTGAACAGGTGCAGGAACAGTTCGGTCGCCTGCCGGATGTGATCACCGCTTGCGTGGGTGGCGGCTCCAATGCGATCGGCTTGTTCCATGCCTTCCTCAACGATGACGGCGTACGCATAGTCGGCGCTGAAGCGGCAGGCGAGGGCATTGCTACCGGGCATCATGCGGCGTCGCTGGCTGCGGGTCGCCCGGGCGTACTGCATGGCAACCGCACCTACGTGCTGTGCGATGACAACGGGCAGATCACCGAAACGCACTCCGTTTCTGCCGGGCTCGACTACCCGGGCGTGGGGCCCGAACACGCGTTCCTAAAGGACGCTGGTCGCGCCGAATACGTGGGCGTGACCGACGACGAAGCGCTGGAAGCATTTCATCTGTTGGCGCGCACCGAAGGCATCCTTGCCGCGCTGGAGTCCAGTCACGCAGTGGCGCAGGCGATCAAGCTGGCGCGCGAATACCCGAAGGATGGACTCGTGCTGTGCAACCTGTCCGGCCGCGGCGACAAGGACGTGCACACCATTGCTGCCCGCGAAGGAGTGCAGGTATGA
- a CDS encoding aspartate-semialdehyde dehydrogenase, which translates to MSKKSSYKVAMVGATGAVGETLLAILAEREFPISELVPLASERSAGEKISFGGKQVTVRNLADFDFNGVDIAFFSAGGSVSREHAPRAAAAGAVVIDNTSEFRYQDDIPLVVSEVNPHAIAEYTTRGIIANPNCSTMGMLVALAPIHRAVGIERINVATYQSVSGAGRSGLEELGKQAAALLSFQEVETQKFSKQIAFNVIPHIDDFQPNGYTKEEMKMVWETRKILEDPTIQVNPTAVRVPVFYGHSEAVHIETHDKITAEQARELLEQAEGVVVIDERKAGGYPTPVSDAAGKDPVFVGRIREDISHERGLDLWVVADNIRKGAALNAVQIAELLIKDYL; encoded by the coding sequence ATGAGCAAGAAGAGCAGCTACAAGGTGGCAATGGTCGGCGCAACGGGCGCCGTGGGTGAAACCCTGCTGGCTATCCTGGCCGAGCGTGAATTCCCCATCAGCGAGCTCGTGCCGTTGGCGAGCGAGCGTTCGGCGGGCGAGAAAATCTCCTTCGGCGGCAAACAGGTCACCGTGCGCAACCTTGCGGACTTCGACTTCAACGGCGTCGACATTGCGTTCTTTTCGGCGGGCGGTTCGGTGAGCCGCGAGCATGCGCCGCGTGCCGCTGCGGCCGGTGCCGTGGTGATCGACAACACCTCCGAGTTTCGTTACCAGGACGATATCCCCCTGGTGGTGAGCGAGGTGAACCCGCATGCCATTGCCGAGTACACCACGCGCGGCATCATCGCCAACCCGAACTGCTCGACCATGGGCATGCTGGTGGCGCTGGCGCCGATCCACCGCGCGGTGGGCATCGAGCGCATCAACGTGGCGACCTACCAGTCTGTGTCGGGCGCGGGTCGCAGTGGCCTGGAAGAGCTGGGCAAGCAGGCCGCCGCGTTGCTCAGTTTCCAGGAAGTGGAAACCCAGAAATTCTCCAAGCAGATCGCGTTCAACGTGATTCCGCACATCGACGACTTCCAGCCCAACGGCTACACCAAGGAAGAAATGAAGATGGTGTGGGAGACGCGCAAGATCCTCGAAGATCCCACCATCCAGGTGAATCCCACCGCGGTGCGCGTGCCGGTGTTCTACGGCCACTCCGAGGCGGTGCATATCGAGACCCACGACAAGATCACCGCCGAACAAGCGCGCGAGCTGCTTGAACAGGCCGAGGGCGTAGTCGTGATCGACGAGCGCAAAGCGGGTGGCTACCCGACGCCGGTGAGCGATGCGGCCGGCAAGGATCCCGTCTTCGTGGGTCGCATCCGCGAAGACATCTCGCACGAGCGCGGCCTGGACCTGTGGGTTGTTGCGGACAACATCCGCAAGGGCGCGGCGCTCAACGCCGTTCAAATCGCTGAACTTCTCATCAAGGACTATCTGTAA
- the trpA gene encoding tryptophan synthase subunit alpha, whose product MSRIDRRFAKLKSEGRTGLIPFVTAGDPSPQHAVALMHALVDAGADVIELGVPFSDPMADGPVIQHASERAIAKGVGLGDVLGWVAQFRQRDADTPIVLMGYLNPVEIHGYQRFAAEAVEAGVDGVLVVDCPLEESAVLEPLRQAGLQQILLAAPTTAPQRMVQLCGSARGFLYYVSFAGITGAARLSTSDIATRVADIRSKSKAPVAVGFGVRDAQSAKAIAGFADAVVIGSALVERLAGAEGVDDVTARAKDFLAPIRAALDAH is encoded by the coding sequence ATGAGCCGCATCGATCGCCGTTTTGCCAAGCTGAAGAGCGAAGGCCGCACCGGCCTCATTCCGTTCGTGACGGCCGGTGATCCGTCGCCGCAACACGCCGTGGCGCTGATGCACGCGCTGGTGGATGCGGGCGCCGACGTGATCGAACTGGGCGTGCCGTTCTCCGACCCCATGGCGGACGGCCCCGTGATCCAGCACGCGAGTGAGCGCGCCATCGCCAAGGGAGTAGGCCTCGGTGATGTGCTTGGCTGGGTTGCGCAGTTCCGACAACGCGATGCGGATACCCCGATCGTGCTGATGGGCTACCTGAATCCGGTGGAGATCCACGGCTATCAGCGTTTCGCCGCCGAGGCTGTCGAAGCCGGCGTGGACGGCGTGTTGGTGGTGGATTGCCCGCTGGAGGAATCGGCTGTGCTGGAGCCGCTGCGCCAGGCCGGCCTGCAACAGATCCTGCTGGCTGCGCCCACCACCGCACCCCAGCGTATGGTGCAGTTGTGCGGGTCGGCGAGGGGTTTCCTGTACTACGTCTCGTTCGCCGGCATCACGGGCGCGGCGCGATTGAGCACCAGCGACATCGCCACCCGCGTCGCGGATATCCGGTCGAAATCGAAAGCGCCGGTGGCCGTAGGCTTCGGTGTGCGCGATGCGCAGTCGGCGAAGGCCATTGCCGGCTTTGCGGATGCGGTGGTGATCGGCAGTGCGCTGGTAGAGCGTCTGGCCGGCGCAGAAGGCGTCGATGACGTCACCGCGCGGGCCAAGGATTTCCTGGCGCCCATCCGTGCCGCGCTGGATGCGCATTGA
- a CDS encoding DUF4399 domain-containing protein: MKRFLLAVALAGLAGAVVAADAPGPPVTKATAGAEVYIISPKDGAVVGPEVTVQFGLKGMGVAPAGVKKEGTGHHHLLVDVKDLPAAGQPIPKDEQHLHFGNGQTETTLKLAPGKHTLQLELADENHIPFDPAIVSKPITITVK; encoded by the coding sequence ATGAAACGCTTTTTGCTTGCAGTTGCGCTCGCCGGCCTGGCTGGCGCGGTTGTTGCCGCCGATGCGCCGGGGCCTCCGGTGACCAAGGCGACGGCGGGTGCCGAGGTTTACATCATTTCGCCCAAGGACGGCGCCGTCGTCGGCCCGGAAGTCACCGTGCAGTTTGGCCTCAAGGGCATGGGCGTGGCCCCGGCCGGAGTGAAGAAGGAAGGCACGGGTCACCATCACCTGCTGGTGGACGTAAAGGACCTGCCTGCCGCCGGACAGCCGATCCCCAAGGACGAGCAGCACCTGCACTTCGGCAACGGCCAGACCGAAACCACTCTGAAACTGGCGCCGGGCAAGCACACCCTGCAGCTTGAACTGGCGGATGAGAACCATATTCCGTTCGACCCCGCCATCGTCTCCAAGCCGATCACCATCACGGTGAAGTAA